In Thermoanaerobaculum aquaticum, a genomic segment contains:
- a CDS encoding TolC family protein, which yields MRRGVWMLVCSLGLWASSTWARELSLEEAMRLARERQATVQAAKAEEEAAAQRVNQAKGFRLPSLRFDEVFIRTDSPAEAFALKLNQERFSFPTFMTTDPNRPKKLDTAISRFELQLPVYTGGELSSRIAQAQRFAESKTLARQWAERQAALAAAEAYVMLAQAQEYVALLQKARDTVAAHVALAKAYVDQGMLVEAEYLRAQVELSRLEDLLAQAKGQEEVAQANLAFRLGLEQTERFEIKPLALPAGPAGGLEEYLATAEARPDVRGAEAMVKAAELEAQVKKAAFLPKAGIVARADWVDDTLFGTHGDSTTVMAVVGANLFAGGSDRAAVAAARAEARAGSEQVRFARQGVALEVRQAYVEAQVAVARVATARKALQAAAEVERVTTERFRQGVVKMIDLLDADTARREAETRELVARAEAHLALLRLAVKAGREPESALQ from the coding sequence AGGCGGCCAAAGCCGAAGAGGAAGCGGCCGCGCAGCGCGTGAATCAAGCCAAGGGCTTCCGCCTTCCCAGCCTGCGCTTCGATGAGGTGTTCATCCGCACCGACTCACCGGCTGAGGCCTTTGCCCTCAAGCTCAACCAGGAGCGCTTTTCCTTTCCAACCTTCATGACCACAGATCCCAACCGCCCGAAAAAGCTGGACACCGCCATTTCCCGCTTTGAGCTGCAGCTGCCGGTGTACACGGGCGGGGAGCTCTCTTCCCGGATCGCCCAAGCCCAGCGCTTTGCGGAAAGCAAAACGCTGGCCAGACAGTGGGCTGAGCGGCAAGCGGCCCTGGCTGCGGCGGAGGCCTACGTGATGCTGGCCCAAGCCCAGGAGTACGTGGCGTTGCTGCAGAAGGCTCGCGACACGGTGGCGGCCCATGTGGCTTTGGCCAAGGCGTACGTGGATCAGGGCATGCTGGTGGAAGCCGAGTACCTGCGGGCGCAGGTGGAGCTTTCACGGCTTGAAGACCTCTTGGCGCAGGCCAAAGGCCAGGAAGAAGTTGCGCAAGCCAACCTGGCTTTCCGGCTGGGCCTGGAGCAAACGGAGCGCTTTGAGATTAAGCCCTTGGCATTGCCTGCCGGGCCCGCTGGTGGCCTTGAGGAGTACCTGGCCACCGCGGAAGCCCGCCCCGATGTGAGGGGGGCCGAGGCCATGGTTAAGGCCGCGGAGCTGGAAGCCCAGGTGAAAAAGGCCGCCTTCCTGCCCAAGGCGGGGATCGTGGCCCGAGCTGACTGGGTGGACGACACGCTCTTTGGCACCCACGGCGACAGCACCACGGTAATGGCCGTGGTGGGAGCCAACCTCTTTGCCGGCGGGTCTGACCGTGCGGCGGTGGCGGCCGCCCGGGCCGAAGCGCGCGCGGGAAGCGAGCAGGTGAGGTTTGCCCGCCAGGGGGTGGCGCTGGAAGTGCGGCAAGCGTACGTGGAAGCGCAGGTGGCGGTGGCACGGGTGGCCACCGCCCGCAAAGCCCTGCAGGCCGCGGCGGAGGTGGAACGGGTCACTACCGAGCGGTTCCGGCAGGGGGTGGTGAAGATGATTGACCTTTTGGACGCCGACACCGCCCGGCGGGAAGCGGAAACGCGAGAGCTGGTGGCGCGAGCTGAAGCGCACCTGGCCCTTTTGCGCCTGGCCGTCAAAGCCGGCCGGGAACCGGAATCGGCGCTGCAGTAG
- a CDS encoding efflux RND transporter periplasmic adaptor subunit gives MSKTWVWVLTLGVLAAGCKGGKDHVAAPAQEVGSVKARVVAVNAVTKKEQHAVMGTVEAEKTAAVSSRVMATVLAVHVKPGDRVRKGQVLVDIDPETAKGQEAQARGALAQARAALALAERNFQRFKALYEAKAASELELDMAKMLYEQAKGAVEQAEGAVAAASSVARESRVVAPFDGYVTAKLVEAGDLAAPGRPLVMLESATGRRLVVTVPEGTWSQVALSLGQEVPVTLDAQPGRAFTGKVVEITPSADPATHSFTVKLALDQEGVPAGSAGRALLPGAQRQAFLLPKEAVLNVGGLTMVVVVDAQGQARSRVVTMGPEENGMVEVLSGLSGSERVLVDLPQPPADGARVEEV, from the coding sequence ATGAGCAAGACGTGGGTTTGGGTTTTGACCTTGGGAGTTTTGGCTGCGGGTTGCAAAGGGGGAAAGGACCACGTGGCGGCCCCCGCCCAGGAGGTAGGGAGCGTGAAAGCCCGCGTGGTGGCGGTCAATGCCGTCACGAAAAAGGAGCAGCACGCGGTGATGGGCACGGTGGAAGCGGAAAAGACCGCAGCGGTGTCCTCTCGCGTGATGGCCACGGTGCTGGCGGTTCACGTGAAACCGGGAGATCGGGTGCGCAAGGGGCAAGTGCTGGTGGACATCGATCCCGAGACCGCCAAGGGCCAGGAGGCTCAGGCCCGCGGGGCTTTGGCGCAAGCTCGTGCGGCATTGGCCTTGGCTGAAAGGAACTTCCAGCGCTTCAAGGCCCTTTACGAGGCCAAGGCCGCTTCTGAACTGGAGCTCGATATGGCCAAAATGCTGTACGAGCAAGCCAAAGGAGCGGTAGAGCAGGCGGAGGGTGCGGTGGCAGCAGCCAGCTCCGTGGCCAGGGAAAGCCGGGTGGTGGCGCCCTTCGACGGTTACGTCACCGCCAAGCTGGTGGAAGCGGGGGACCTGGCGGCGCCCGGCCGACCGCTGGTGATGCTGGAGTCGGCCACCGGTAGGCGCTTGGTGGTTACCGTGCCCGAGGGCACGTGGTCGCAAGTGGCCTTGAGCCTGGGCCAGGAAGTGCCGGTGACCCTGGATGCCCAACCCGGAAGGGCGTTTACCGGAAAGGTGGTGGAAATCACGCCCTCAGCTGATCCCGCCACGCACTCCTTCACGGTCAAGCTGGCCCTGGATCAAGAGGGGGTTCCGGCCGGCTCGGCGGGGCGTGCCCTGCTGCCCGGGGCCCAGCGTCAGGCCTTCCTGCTACCCAAGGAGGCGGTCCTCAACGTGGGCGGCCTCACCATGGTGGTGGTGGTGGATGCCCAGGGCCAGGCGCGATCCCGGGTGGTCACCATGGGACCGGAGGAAAACGGGATGGTGGAGGTGCTTTCCGGCCTTTCGGGGAGCGAACGGGTGCTGGTGGATCTGCCCCAGCCCCCAGCGGATGGAGCGCGGGTGGAGGAGGTGTAA
- a CDS encoding efflux RND transporter permease subunit encodes MNGEKNNLQLTKREAMRLRMARRPLGASGRIAKAFLESKLTPLLVVFSLLLGAFAVMVTPREEEPQIKVPMVDVFVGFPGATAQEVERRLITPLEKALYEIPNVEYIYSTSQPSGGMIIVRFLVGTDPDQAVVRVHSKLAELTPTLPAGAMPPVVAPRSIDDVPVVAYTLWSPSEPPVALRQVAEELKNELTRHPRVAQVWVLGGQRRVVRVTFDKDRLAAHHVSLLQAYQAVAGLNWSLPAGSFAQADQEVLVDVSAFFRSAQEVANAVVAVYAGRPVYLRDVAEVADGPEEPNQYAWMIGGPAGHEKGLPAGLVAPAVTVAVAKKPGTNAVQLVRELDSHLTTLQGKVIPSSVRVTKTRDYGFTANEKSSELIEHMAIATFAVVLLMAFALGRREAIVVAVAVPATLALTLASSYLFGYTLNRVTLFALIFAIGILVDDAIVVVENIHRHYELGWAPPRQATVYAVDEVGNPTILATFTVVAALLPLAFVSGLMGPYMRPIPINASAAMLFSLLVAFVVSPWLTFKLFRKWAEAHLSGEAEPDAETPEESKLHRFYQKLFTPLLASAWRRWALLAGVVVLLLGSMVLVVLKVVTVKMLPYDNKSELQVVIDMPEGSTLEATAAVARELAETLRQVPEITDMQVYVGTSAPFNFNGLVRHYFLRSGPLVADIQVNLLPKHHRSRASHDIAKAVRELLQPVVAKTPANVKVTEVPPGPPVLSTLVAEVYGPELEVRLALAQEVRKIFEQTPGVVDVDWYVEDPAPKLDLRVDREKAMRAGITPEMIARALRVALDGAEVTLLHDERSRTPVPLVFRLQRAQRSSVASLLDVRLHGAAGQLVPLSELVTVVPTSRERFIYHKNLRPVTYVVAEMAGVLEAPVYGILAMERQIASLRGPDGQPIEVISTHLPADNTRYSLKWDGEWHITYEVFRDMGVAFAVVLVLIYLLVVGWFRSFVTPLIIMAPIPLTLVGILPAHGLFGVFFTATSMIGFIALAGIIVRNSILLVDFINLELGSGETLENAVIKAGAVRFRPIALTAAALVVGGAVILLDPIFQGLAVALISGVVVSTMLTLVVIPLLYFMYVRTVGVEKVISANGDE; translated from the coding sequence GTGAACGGGGAAAAGAACAACCTGCAGCTTACAAAAAGGGAAGCCATGCGGCTGCGCATGGCCAGGCGCCCGCTGGGGGCCTCCGGCCGAATTGCCAAGGCTTTCCTTGAGTCCAAACTCACGCCCCTCTTGGTGGTGTTCTCTTTGCTCCTGGGTGCCTTTGCGGTGATGGTCACTCCGCGGGAGGAAGAACCGCAAATCAAGGTGCCCATGGTGGACGTGTTTGTGGGCTTCCCGGGGGCCACCGCGCAGGAGGTGGAACGCCGGCTCATCACCCCGCTGGAGAAGGCCCTCTACGAGATCCCCAACGTGGAGTACATCTACTCCACCTCCCAGCCTTCAGGGGGCATGATCATCGTGCGCTTCCTGGTGGGCACGGACCCCGACCAGGCGGTGGTGCGGGTGCACAGCAAGCTGGCGGAGCTTACCCCGACGCTGCCGGCGGGGGCGATGCCACCGGTGGTGGCGCCTCGCTCCATTGACGACGTGCCGGTGGTGGCCTACACCCTCTGGTCGCCCTCGGAGCCGCCGGTAGCCTTAAGGCAGGTGGCCGAAGAGCTCAAGAACGAGCTCACCCGCCACCCCCGGGTGGCGCAGGTGTGGGTGCTGGGAGGGCAGCGGCGGGTGGTGCGTGTGACCTTTGACAAGGATCGCTTGGCCGCCCATCACGTGTCTTTGCTCCAGGCCTACCAGGCGGTGGCTGGCCTGAACTGGAGCTTGCCGGCAGGCTCCTTTGCCCAGGCCGACCAGGAAGTGCTGGTGGACGTGAGCGCGTTCTTCCGCTCGGCGCAAGAGGTGGCCAATGCGGTGGTGGCGGTGTACGCTGGCCGACCGGTTTACCTCAGGGACGTGGCCGAGGTGGCCGATGGCCCCGAGGAACCCAACCAGTACGCGTGGATGATCGGTGGCCCCGCCGGCCACGAAAAGGGCTTGCCTGCCGGCTTGGTGGCGCCGGCGGTGACCGTGGCGGTGGCCAAAAAGCCCGGCACCAACGCGGTGCAGCTGGTGCGGGAGCTGGACAGCCACCTGACCACGCTGCAGGGCAAGGTGATCCCCTCTTCGGTGCGCGTCACCAAGACCCGGGACTACGGTTTTACCGCCAACGAGAAGTCCTCGGAGCTCATCGAGCACATGGCCATTGCCACCTTTGCCGTGGTGCTGTTGATGGCCTTCGCGTTAGGGCGAAGGGAAGCCATCGTGGTGGCGGTGGCGGTGCCGGCAACCCTGGCTCTGACGCTGGCATCCTCGTACCTCTTTGGCTACACCCTCAACAGGGTCACGCTCTTTGCCCTCATCTTTGCCATCGGCATCCTGGTGGATGACGCCATCGTTGTGGTGGAGAACATCCACCGGCACTACGAACTGGGGTGGGCGCCTCCGCGCCAGGCCACGGTGTACGCGGTGGACGAGGTGGGAAACCCCACCATCCTTGCCACCTTCACGGTGGTGGCGGCCCTTTTGCCTCTGGCCTTTGTGTCGGGGTTGATGGGCCCATACATGCGCCCCATCCCCATTAACGCTTCGGCGGCCATGCTGTTCTCTTTGCTGGTCGCCTTTGTGGTTTCCCCGTGGCTTACCTTCAAGCTCTTCCGCAAGTGGGCGGAAGCGCATTTGTCTGGCGAAGCGGAACCCGATGCAGAAACCCCTGAGGAAAGCAAGCTGCACCGTTTCTATCAAAAGCTCTTCACGCCACTTCTGGCTTCGGCCTGGCGACGGTGGGCGCTTTTGGCCGGAGTGGTGGTGTTGCTCCTGGGATCCATGGTGCTGGTGGTCCTCAAAGTGGTGACGGTAAAGATGCTGCCGTACGACAACAAGAGCGAGCTGCAGGTGGTCATTGATATGCCCGAGGGCAGCACCTTAGAAGCTACGGCGGCGGTAGCCCGGGAGCTGGCGGAAACCCTCAGGCAGGTCCCGGAAATCACCGACATGCAGGTTTACGTGGGAACTTCGGCCCCCTTTAACTTCAACGGCCTGGTCCGCCATTACTTCCTGCGCTCAGGGCCGCTGGTGGCGGACATCCAGGTCAACCTCTTGCCCAAGCACCACCGTTCCCGGGCCAGTCACGACATTGCCAAGGCGGTGCGGGAGCTTTTGCAACCGGTGGTGGCAAAGACCCCGGCCAACGTCAAGGTGACCGAGGTGCCTCCCGGCCCGCCGGTGCTTTCCACGCTGGTGGCGGAAGTTTACGGCCCGGAGCTGGAGGTGCGGCTGGCCCTGGCGCAGGAGGTGCGGAAGATCTTTGAACAAACCCCGGGCGTTGTGGACGTGGACTGGTACGTGGAGGACCCGGCGCCGAAGCTGGACCTGCGGGTGGATCGGGAAAAGGCCATGCGCGCCGGCATCACACCGGAAATGATTGCCCGCGCCCTGCGGGTGGCCCTGGATGGGGCGGAGGTGACGCTTCTCCACGACGAACGCTCGCGTACTCCGGTGCCTCTGGTGTTTAGGCTGCAGCGGGCCCAGCGCTCCAGTGTGGCCAGCCTCCTGGACGTGCGGTTGCACGGAGCCGCCGGCCAACTGGTGCCGCTTTCCGAGCTGGTGACGGTGGTTCCCACCAGCCGTGAGCGCTTCATTTACCACAAGAACCTGCGGCCGGTGACCTACGTGGTGGCGGAAATGGCAGGCGTTCTGGAAGCGCCGGTGTACGGCATTCTCGCCATGGAGCGGCAAATCGCCAGCCTCAGGGGTCCCGATGGCCAGCCCATCGAGGTGATCTCCACCCATTTGCCCGCCGACAACACCCGCTACAGCCTCAAGTGGGATGGGGAGTGGCACATTACCTACGAGGTGTTCCGCGATATGGGTGTGGCCTTTGCGGTGGTTTTGGTGCTCATTTACCTGCTGGTGGTGGGGTGGTTCCGCTCCTTCGTAACTCCCCTCATCATCATGGCGCCCATCCCCCTCACGTTGGTGGGCATTCTCCCCGCTCACGGCTTGTTTGGCGTCTTCTTCACCGCTACCTCCATGATTGGCTTTATTGCTCTGGCGGGGATCATCGTCCGCAACTCGATTTTGCTGGTGGACTTCATCAACCTGGAGCTGGGATCCGGTGAAACCCTGGAAAACGCCGTGATCAAAGCGGGGGCGGTGCGCTTCCGGCCCATTGCTCTCACCGCGGCAGCGCTGGTGGTGGGCGGGGCTGTCATCCTTCTGGACCCCATCTTCCAGGGGCTGGCGGTGGCGCTGATTTCGGGGGTGGTGGTCTCCACCATGCTAACGTTGGTGGTGATTCCGCTCTTGTACTTCATGTACGTGAGGACCGTGGGGGTGGAGAAGGTAATCTCCGCCAACGGCGACGAGTAA
- a CDS encoding YgaP family membrane protein, which translates to MTINEALRAIAGFFVLVSLALGHWVNPNFYYFTAFVGLNLLQSAFTKWCPMISLLRALGLKE; encoded by the coding sequence ATGACGATTAACGAAGCGTTGCGAGCCATTGCCGGGTTTTTCGTGCTGGTTTCTCTGGCCTTGGGGCACTGGGTCAACCCGAACTTTTACTACTTCACGGCCTTTGTGGGCCTGAACCTGCTGCAGTCGGCGTTCACCAAGTGGTGCCCCATGATCAGCCTGTTGCGGGCCTTGGGCTTAAAGGAGTAG
- a CDS encoding PG0541 family transporter-associated protein: MKFLMIIVDESKKEELEVLLNRVGVEGYTEIPRVVGVGTTGPRLGSRAFPKTSALIFTVLSESTLETLLSTLREFCRECGEKLKLVSWDVNEVKL; the protein is encoded by the coding sequence ATGAAGTTTTTGATGATCATTGTGGATGAAAGCAAGAAGGAAGAGCTGGAGGTGCTGCTCAACCGGGTGGGGGTGGAGGGCTACACCGAAATCCCCCGGGTGGTTGGGGTCGGCACCACCGGACCCCGGTTGGGCTCCCGCGCCTTCCCCAAGACCTCGGCGCTCATCTTCACGGTGCTTTCCGAAAGCACTCTGGAAACGCTTCTCTCCACCCTGCGGGAGTTCTGCCGGGAGTGTGGGGAAAAGCTGAAGCTGGTGTCCTGGGATGTTAACGAGGTGAAGTTGTGA
- a CDS encoding ArsR/SmtB family transcription factor, whose amino-acid sequence MDPKAELLFEKIADRLRSLADPTRLAILHLLQKGEMRVTDILAEVGGSQANVSKHLGVLRQAGFVTCRRDGVNIYYSVADSSVFQICRAICDGIERAAEEEREAISHARRVLGEGG is encoded by the coding sequence GTGGATCCCAAAGCTGAGCTGTTGTTTGAAAAGATCGCTGATAGGCTCAGATCCTTAGCCGATCCCACGCGACTGGCGATTCTTCACCTGCTGCAGAAGGGCGAGATGCGGGTCACCGACATCCTTGCCGAAGTGGGCGGCAGCCAGGCTAACGTCTCCAAGCATCTGGGCGTCTTGCGGCAGGCGGGGTTTGTCACGTGTCGGCGGGACGGTGTCAACATTTACTACTCGGTGGCCGATAGTTCGGTCTTTCAAATTTGCCGGGCCATTTGCGATGGCATCGAGCGCGCTGCTGAGGAAGAGAGAGAAGCCATTTCCCACGCCCGCAGGGTCCTGGGAGAGGGGGGGTAA
- a CDS encoding FmdB family zinc ribbon protein produces the protein MPLYEYQCEACGHRFEVWQRMGAGSQGVSCPQCGSQEVKKVLSTFASSTSASAPCGSSASSCSSGFS, from the coding sequence ATGCCGCTTTACGAGTACCAGTGCGAAGCCTGCGGGCATCGCTTTGAGGTCTGGCAACGCATGGGGGCCGGAAGCCAGGGCGTGTCCTGCCCCCAGTGCGGCAGTCAAGAGGTGAAGAAGGTTTTATCCACCTTTGCCAGCAGCACGAGCGCCAGTGCCCCCTGCGGGTCCTCGGCCTCCTCTTGCTCCAGCGGCTTTTCTTGA
- a CDS encoding DUF302 domain-containing protein: protein MRETSVAFEEKSQFGFEETVERARQALAERGFGVLCEIDVQATLKKKLDVDRPPYLILGACHAPSAHQVLSAEPQAGVLLPCNVTVSVEEGQVVVRAMRPQGALAVFNRPDLAPVADHVGELLRQVVAFAAGGQ, encoded by the coding sequence ATGCGGGAAACATCCGTTGCTTTTGAGGAGAAATCTCAGTTTGGTTTTGAAGAAACCGTGGAAAGGGCAAGGCAAGCCCTGGCGGAGAGGGGCTTTGGCGTCCTCTGCGAAATTGACGTGCAGGCCACGCTCAAGAAGAAGCTGGACGTGGATCGGCCCCCGTACCTGATCCTTGGCGCCTGCCATGCCCCTTCCGCCCACCAGGTGCTTTCCGCCGAGCCCCAGGCCGGCGTTCTCCTGCCCTGCAACGTCACGGTTTCCGTGGAGGAGGGTCAGGTGGTTGTGCGGGCCATGCGGCCCCAGGGGGCGCTGGCGGTTTTCAACCGCCCGGATTTGGCGCCGGTGGCCGACCACGTGGGCGAGCTCCTGCGGCAGGTGGTGGCCTTTGCCGCCGGCGGGCAGTAA
- a CDS encoding tyrosine phenol-lyase encodes MERKAWAEPYRIKMVEPLRMLSREEREQKLSEAGYNTFLLRSEDVYIDLLTDSGTNAMSDYQWAGMMLGDEAYAGSRNFYYLEANMQKYYGYKYLVPTHQGRGAEHLISRILIKPGDFIPGNMYFTTTRQHQELAGGTFVDVIIDEAHDPASTHPFKGNVDLDKLESLIKKVGAEKVPYVSLAATVNMAGGQPVSMENVRAVRELTARYGIRVILDATRAVENAFFIKEREPGYQHKTIAEILKEFCSYTDGCTMSGKKDLLVNIGGFLAVNDEEIFQQARNLVVVYEGLHTYGGLAGRDLEAMARGMEEAVQEDYIRHRVLQVRYLGEKLQQHGVPIVVPIGGHAVFLDAKRFLPHIPQDRFPAQTLAAAIYADSGVRSMERGIVSAGRDPKTGDHRYPKLELVRLTIPRRVYTNAHMDVVAESVAAVYQEREKLSGLRMVYEPTYLRFFQARFEPLAS; translated from the coding sequence ATGGAGCGAAAAGCGTGGGCCGAACCGTACCGCATCAAGATGGTGGAGCCTTTACGGATGCTTTCCCGGGAAGAGCGGGAGCAAAAGCTTTCGGAAGCCGGGTACAACACGTTCCTGCTGCGCTCGGAGGACGTTTACATTGACCTTTTGACCGATTCCGGCACCAACGCCATGAGCGACTACCAGTGGGCCGGCATGATGCTGGGGGACGAAGCCTACGCCGGCAGCCGCAACTTTTACTACCTGGAAGCCAACATGCAGAAGTACTACGGCTACAAGTACCTGGTCCCCACCCATCAGGGGCGGGGGGCGGAGCACCTCATCTCCCGCATCCTTATCAAGCCCGGGGACTTCATCCCCGGCAACATGTACTTCACCACCACCCGGCAGCACCAGGAGCTGGCCGGCGGCACGTTTGTGGACGTCATCATTGACGAAGCTCACGACCCAGCATCCACCCACCCCTTCAAGGGCAACGTGGACCTGGACAAGCTGGAAAGCCTCATCAAGAAGGTAGGTGCGGAAAAGGTCCCCTACGTGAGCCTGGCAGCCACCGTGAACATGGCCGGCGGACAACCGGTTTCCATGGAAAACGTGCGGGCGGTGCGGGAGCTTACCGCGCGATACGGTATCCGCGTCATCCTGGACGCCACCCGCGCAGTGGAAAACGCCTTTTTCATCAAGGAGCGGGAGCCCGGGTACCAGCACAAGACCATTGCCGAAATCCTCAAAGAGTTTTGCTCCTACACCGACGGCTGCACCATGAGCGGCAAGAAGGACCTCCTGGTGAACATTGGCGGGTTTTTAGCGGTCAATGACGAGGAGATCTTTCAGCAGGCCCGCAACCTGGTGGTGGTGTACGAAGGGCTGCACACTTACGGCGGGCTTGCCGGCCGGGATCTGGAGGCCATGGCCCGCGGCATGGAAGAAGCGGTGCAGGAGGACTACATCCGCCATCGCGTCCTGCAGGTGCGCTATCTGGGAGAAAAGCTGCAACAGCACGGGGTTCCCATCGTGGTGCCCATCGGTGGGCATGCGGTTTTCCTGGACGCCAAGCGCTTTTTGCCCCACATCCCCCAGGACCGCTTCCCCGCCCAAACCCTGGCGGCGGCCATTTACGCCGACTCGGGGGTCCGCAGCATGGAGAGGGGCATTGTCTCCGCCGGGCGCGACCCCAAAACCGGAGATCACCGCTACCCCAAGCTGGAGCTGGTGCGCCTCACCATCCCCCGGCGGGTGTACACCAACGCCCACATGGACGTGGTGGCGGAGTCGGTGGCGGCGGTTTACCAAGAACGCGAAAAGCTTTCGGGGCTCAGGATGGTGTACGAGCCCACGTACCTGCGCTTCTTTCAGGCGCGCTTCGAGCCTTTGGCCAGCTAA
- a CDS encoding ExbD/TolR family protein — protein MRFSRPRSRAPRIDISPLIDVVFQLLLFYAVTTQFVTPERLKLQLPEARTAEAAKTTKPQEAEILVTSTGEILVANRVVSEERLEAEIRALLKGQAERSVTIRGDKGAPYGTVMKVLDAARLAGAQHINLVAAKPAEARR, from the coding sequence ATGCGCTTTTCCCGGCCCCGCTCCCGAGCCCCGCGCATTGACATTTCCCCGCTCATTGACGTGGTTTTCCAGCTGCTGCTGTTTTACGCGGTAACCACGCAGTTTGTAACCCCCGAGCGGTTGAAGCTGCAGCTCCCCGAGGCCCGCACCGCCGAAGCTGCCAAAACCACAAAACCCCAGGAAGCGGAAATTCTCGTCACCAGCACCGGCGAAATTCTCGTGGCCAACAGGGTGGTGAGCGAAGAGCGCCTGGAGGCAGAAATTCGCGCGCTGCTCAAAGGGCAGGCCGAGCGCAGCGTCACCATCCGCGGGGACAAAGGCGCCCCCTACGGCACGGTCATGAAGGTGCTGGATGCCGCCCGCCTGGCCGGCGCCCAGCACATCAACCTGGTCGCCGCAAAACCCGCCGAAGCTCGAAGGTAA
- a CDS encoding MotA/TolQ/ExbB proton channel family protein translates to MLEWFLRGGPVMYPLLALSLLGLAIVVERLLVLREKNFLDPAQMAVLGELLAAGEFTRAREYCAGHTGPLPVLVTTLLDNRHAPYDELKELLEDTGRHQLRFLERGLGALATVVAAAPLLGLLGTVLGMIQVFEAVSLAGTVRGEQLSAGIAQALITTAAGLIIAIPMLFLHAYLEGKAQSLVQAIEARTLEFLHLVRRPKQES, encoded by the coding sequence GTGCTCGAATGGTTTCTCCGCGGTGGTCCGGTCATGTACCCGCTGTTGGCCCTGTCGCTTTTGGGCCTGGCTATCGTCGTGGAACGGCTTTTGGTGCTTCGCGAGAAGAACTTCCTCGACCCAGCGCAAATGGCGGTTTTGGGCGAGCTTCTCGCCGCCGGCGAATTCACCCGCGCCCGGGAGTACTGCGCCGGCCACACCGGGCCCTTGCCGGTGCTGGTGACCACGCTCTTGGACAACCGGCACGCCCCTTACGACGAGCTGAAAGAGCTCTTGGAAGACACCGGGCGTCACCAGCTGCGCTTTCTGGAGCGGGGCTTAGGGGCGCTGGCCACAGTGGTGGCGGCAGCGCCGCTTCTGGGGCTTTTGGGCACGGTTCTGGGCATGATTCAGGTGTTTGAAGCGGTGTCTTTGGCCGGCACCGTGCGTGGGGAACAGCTCTCCGCCGGCATTGCCCAGGCCCTCATTACCACCGCCGCCGGGCTCATCATTGCCATCCCCATGCTGTTCCTCCACGCTTACCTGGAAGGCAAAGCGCAGAGCCTGGTGCAGGCCATTGAAGCCCGGACGCTGGAGTTCCTCCACCTGGTCCGCCGCCCCAAGCAGGAGAGCTAA
- a CDS encoding energy transducer TonB family protein → MGWFADRRFRLGLELSLLLHLLLLLLPERLTPVNPVAAKPVVQAQKEEPPLRFELVELPNQREEQPSRPDAPASDLSRRAHGGSGEKAERPGVSGTSPELRVAPPSPFESQETPSRPSSSAQQPSPSQQAPQSSGERNPVEKADDEGSGIFARREEKPIPQPAAPEPRPALRGLNPFSSPGLGVLPDRKGGQVDLGPLSFDTQWYDWGPYAAEMLRRIRYHWRIPELAQLGVPGVVRIRFFIEKDGRVTGLTILKDSSHPPMDFAARDAILNASPLPPLPKEVGVEREGVIITFYYNVRPPEDS, encoded by the coding sequence ATGGGTTGGTTTGCCGATCGCCGGTTCCGCCTGGGGCTGGAGCTTTCGCTGCTCCTGCACCTCCTGCTGCTGCTCCTGCCCGAGCGTCTCACCCCCGTGAACCCGGTGGCCGCCAAACCGGTGGTACAGGCGCAAAAGGAGGAACCACCGCTGCGCTTTGAGCTGGTGGAGCTCCCCAACCAAAGGGAAGAGCAACCGAGCCGCCCGGACGCCCCCGCTTCGGACCTTTCCCGCCGGGCCCACGGCGGCAGCGGGGAAAAAGCCGAAAGACCCGGCGTTTCCGGCACCAGCCCCGAGCTGCGAGTGGCCCCACCCTCCCCTTTCGAAAGCCAGGAAACCCCTTCGCGCCCGTCCTCGTCCGCCCAGCAGCCGTCCCCAAGCCAACAGGCCCCACAAAGCTCGGGTGAGCGCAACCCGGTGGAGAAAGCCGATGACGAGGGTTCAGGGATCTTTGCAAGACGTGAGGAAAAACCCATCCCCCAGCCGGCCGCTCCCGAGCCCAGGCCCGCCCTCCGCGGCTTGAACCCCTTTTCCTCCCCGGGCCTGGGGGTCCTTCCCGACCGAAAAGGGGGGCAGGTGGACCTGGGCCCCCTTTCCTTTGACACCCAGTGGTACGACTGGGGGCCCTACGCTGCCGAAATGCTGCGGCGAATCCGCTATCACTGGCGGATCCCCGAGCTGGCCCAGCTGGGGGTGCCGGGCGTGGTGCGCATTCGCTTTTTTATCGAAAAGGACGGGAGGGTCACCGGCCTTACGATCCTCAAAGACTCGTCCCACCCCCCCATGGATTTTGCCGCTCGTGACGCAATCCTCAACGCCTCTCCCCTGCCGCCGCTGCCCAAGGAGGTGGGGGTGGAAAGGGAAGGGGTGATCATCACCTTTTACTACAATGTCCGTCCGCCTGAGGACAGCTAA